The Amaranthus tricolor cultivar Red isolate AtriRed21 chromosome 14, ASM2621246v1, whole genome shotgun sequence DNA window TTCCAGGAGCTGTAAAACCCAATATCACACTCATTGAAtcaagtttgaggacaaactCCGTCGAAACAGGAGAGAATGTTGGTGCCACACCCTCATGCAACAAACATTCTTTTAATCCACCTTTCAAAGATCATCCACAGTTAAGCATTGTCTTAATCAAATCTGAAGTTTATTTACTAGCTTTTAGTTTGTGTTTATTTGAGTCGAACCTTTATGTTTAGATTTAGTTGTTTAGTTAAAAAATGTCATGTTACTTTAAGTATTTTAGAAGTCTTTAGACAAGTATCAAAGTACAAATCAAGAAGCAAACAAAGACGAAGATCAAGCTAAAGCATGAAAACGAGGTTGAAAATTTCAGTTAAACTTCATGCATTTAGGGCGTGTGGAATACATGCTTAAAACCATCATCCTCAAAGTCCTTTTTAGTCCAATTTAGCTAAGGTGGTTATTTGcagaaataataatagttaCTAGAAGTTATAGTtagtttttagttgttaatttctGGTTTTGTAAGTTACTAGTAGTTGTTTTCGATTTTTGTAAGTAGGAAATTATGGGACGGAAGTTACGTAAGGAGTTACTCACAAAATGGACACATGGGAGGCGGTTACCAAGTAGTTATTTTTGGTAACCACCAAACGGTTGTGGCCGGTTCTTCCCCCACGGTTTCCTTAGTTTATTTCCAGtagttatttttcttttttgctttcctttatatatatttcagaTTGTACTCCTTTTTTAATTAGTGAattaatgataaagaaaacTCGAAACAActttgtttcaaattctcgttgtttgtatgattcttggattagagtcgtatttgcaAAAGTTCATATGTTTAGTGTAATTGGCCTTAAGAGCCTCTTTACTTGCTACATGGATTTATAGTGAGTATTAAGTTTGCCATTATCGTTTCTTTCATTGCTGTTTcgaaaatcaatcaaaacaacataaaaaaaaaatcagttttcCTACCATTCGAAATTCACCATTAACATtccttcatcgttctatctttcGTTCCTTTGTTAAAGCTTATAAGAACTTCTAAGTTATAGGCGATCTTACAACAgtatttttgaattaaaaactaaaaatattgtatCATATACTCAAAGTACTAACCATTTGTGCTTATtccttatttatgtaaaaaaataaagagtaatttgcaaagaaacaccttataaaaccagttttttgtaaaaaaacatcttttaaatttatttttttgtaaaaaaaacaccttttaagagactttttattaaaaaaaaaacaccttaaatcagtttccggtgacttttgtcaacttttaggcgttgactatgccatttgtcaactttcaggcgttgacttttgagctcaaatggcatagtcaacgtctgaaagttgacaaaagtcaccggaaactaatttaaggtgtttttttgataaaaagtctcttaaaaggtgtttttttacaaaaaaaaatttaaaaggtgttttttttttttacaaaaaactggttttataaggtgtttctttgcaaattttccaaaaataaataaagttgtgTATGAGACGAATACGATCAAATAATCTTTCCGCTAAATTAAAAGgatattttttaggaaaaattacttagaataatccaacatttttatgattttcctacaataattccacctattgattaaccatgaataatcccaactttaaggggtatttacGTAGAGTAAACTTGAGTAATCCGAttacctgctatagtaggtaacgattacctactatagtaggtaattcaccaaaaaaataaattaaatattaatttaaaattataaaaaattttgaaaatttacttaaaaaattCTACATGATaaagaaatcataaatttttttttgaacaattttttaatattttttttgacattttattttaatttatctttttttaaaataataaaacatgatatagcaagtcatccggtcaccgggtttactctagaaaaaataccccttaaagttaggatattcatggttaatcaataggtgagattattgtaggaaaaacaTGAATAGATTgcattattctaagtaattttttctattttttatcattaattaataACACGTGGCAAATGGGTAGGCAATCTATCAATGTCAAGCTGACTATTTCGGCTCTCCATCATCTGATACATAAAATTTAGGTGTCCTCCAAAATTccccataaataaaataaaattataaatagaaaaagGAGGAAATTGTTTTCTAAAGCATAACTTTTGAGTGGAATAACTAACAGAATTTTATTACTCCTACTTAAAACATCTAATCAAGTCACAGAACTACTTctactagtttttttttttttttttttttttttttacttgacatcttataaattcaaaaacttagggttttttttcaaaacagaaAGAGTGCacaaaaataacacaaatattGGGTTCTTAACAATCCTTTTTGGGTTTtcagaaaataattttttaaagctttaaatattaaaatggaaAGATATGAGCCAATAAAAGATATTGGTTCTGGAAATTTTGGAGTGGCAAGATTGGTTATTGACAAGAAGACTAAACAGCTTTTTGCAGTCAAATACATTGAAAGAGGTTCCAAGGTAAAACTTCAGTGTTTTTTTCTCTTGTTAAAATTATTACtcctataattttattttttttttctgagaaaaaaattgaaattttcctTGAAcaattcaattttattatttgatcattcatcatgTTGATCAGTTAATCACTTAATGATTATTTCTGggaatatttattaattatttcactgttttatttttattattgagtgTAAAATAAGTCAAAACTTAAAgcttcatttttgtttttgcaatttaaatattattattttaaatatttattcagATTGATGCAAATGTTCAAAGGGAAATCATAAATCATAGATCTTTGAAGCATCCAAACATCATCAAGTTCAGAGAGGTAAGCGGTAAACTTCATCAATCATGATGTTAGTTAAGGAAGTATTGTTtggtatttaataaaataaaatcaattatatCCTTCGAGAAGAAAAGTAAACAATTAGATAATACCGAATTTATTTTCATTAGTTAGCATTTATAATCTGTTTGGTAAGAAttaattggaaaataaaattatcaaaagtTTCATCTCCAAATTCTTCgtaaattttcatctaattatACCGCTTAACATAACATTTTCGATTATTATCATCTCCACTTatactaattaaaaattataaacactAAAAGTTATACTTATTTTGAATCGAGATAATTAAACAATGTTctaatttattgattaaagaCAATAAAATACTAATGAAATGAGTGGCACACATGCAACATCAATACTTTGGGAAAAAAATTGAGTATCTATGTAgtgcacaataatataaactatataTGTAcgaatataatgaatgataaaataaataaaaaattaaataacacAAGATTTAAAGTGATTCATCAAATTAAAACTACATCCTCTATCTAAGATtgtaatataatatgtataaaaGCTATTAATTTGAAGGAATTACAATAGATCTAGATTAATGAGAAAATGAGCCTTAGTTAGGGAGTAATAAACTAAGCAAGAAAGGAGAGTTTCTAATGAGagttttttctttcttataaATGATCTAGGATAGTATATTCACTCAGTCCTATTCGTTGTAGGAGCATCTCTTGttctttctcgagtcgagaAACTCTTTGGTCACGCTCttctttatggatatgagttgtcGCTTTCATTCTTTCTCCAGACCCTGATTATAGTGTTTCTATGGACgggatacattgggtatgatgatgatgatcatactTACATGAACGTGAAACGTAGCCACGTTCCGCGATCCGAGAACATCCGTCCCTAATCACACCACGAAACGCAATCCAAATCGCTTAACGTGACGTTTCGGTGTAGAAACGTTTCGGTGTAGAAGACCTTTTTAAAAAGGTTCCTTGgcatttatttacaaatttaaaaaacaaggAAGGAAAAGCGAGATGAAatctaaaaaactaaaaaaccaacttaaaaacttttcttaaaacaaaatatcattttaatttaattttgttttttaatatacTTTTTATACAAAATGTATCTTGTACCCAATCGTTCTCGAGTCAATCTAGATTGCGTTCCCTGTCCCTTTTTTCCGTTCAAAACTGAATGTCGTTTCAGGtaacaatgatgatgatgatagggTCATATATAACAAATGGATAGGACATTAGTACATAGAACAAACAAAGGTAGAATATTGCTGATGGTCTGTGCTTCTTCGAGCACAATGTGCTGGCAGCCTTGAGTTGGTTCTTCGACTTTGTCAATGTGCATGATCTCCAATTCTCCCTTTAACCATCTAATGATTGAGAAAGGGTAGCGTACTAGATTGATTCTCCATCAACTGATTCCAAGTGCCGCACATACTTGGGACTTTCACTACAAAtactaacaacttaattaacTTGCTTAATTGTGTATTAAATGTTTGGTGAATATATAAGTCACTTATAATCCtacaatttattttatcatttatgtgtattttgaCTTATTCTCCTACAAATTagtttttacactataaattttGGGGGATTTTTGAAAAGGACAAAGGTTGTATGATAAATATGATTAatgtggtaaaaaaaaaaaaaaaaaaaaaaagaaaggagtGTGTACATGAGTTTTTAGATGAGATTTTGCCAGTGAAactttgtgaaaaaaaaaaagcagtaAGTGTTTTATTGTTGTGAgagaatatatattaaatattaagaaataatatataaattttactGAATTTATAAATTTGTTGTCATCTAAATGATAGAGTATATAGTATATTTTGAGTTATAACTATAAGCTTAACATTTTGATTGAGTTAGTTTACTGATACCAAAAACTTTCAATATATACAAGGTGTTACTGACTCCGACGCATTTAGCCATTGTGATGGAGTATGCTGCTGGAGGTGAGCTCTTCAACAAAATATGCAATGCTGGTCGATTTAGCGAAGACGAGGTTATTATTCCTTGCTTAATCTAGTTCTATATTTTTcccttaatttcaatttttgttaTTAAACCTACATAATAACCGATCAAATCATATGCATAAGTACATATGGTattgttgatgatatatttatTAAGATGAATTGATAATATCTATAAGGGTTCATTGGAAATAACTCTGTTTTAATAAGGGATGATTGCAACATTTGAAACTCAAACTCGGCCAAATTATTGTTATAAAGGAACAAAAgtggaaattttagttaatTGTTTGATATGTTAGAGCAGGTGATTGTGATTTAACTCTAGCATTAGTTTGATAGTTTCATAGAGATTAATTCGTGCAGACTGCAGAATAGAGTACAATGAATATACAGTTTATGACTTTAATGAGGTCTCATattcccacatcggaagattatTCATAAATAGTTTAATTCATATATCAGCTAAAGTACTTAGCAAATTTCCGAGTTCAGTTACGTGGGCTTGTAACACAACTGAGGGCATTAAATTGGTGGGATGTTGTCCATGGTTGCCAAGTTGGATCTTGGGCTCTGGCTAATTGCCAGCTTGCCCTGTCCAAGTTGGGAGTCGATTCATGGGGCTTGAGCGAAGGGTCCTAAAGTGGAGGGAACCGCATGAGGCTGGTTATACAGAGCAATGAGAACCTACCACTTCTATCAGTGGTCGGATAACTAGCCGGTGCCTCCCAAATCCATTACAACTACAGTGGCTTGGATTTCAATTGGACCATCAATTTTCactttttaaaatatcataTCAATATCCGAGTGATATGGGTACGTGaatcaaaatgaagagtccaagtaacatagatcATAAGTTGACTTGCTTAGGGTTGTCTATGATACCAATTGTTATTGAAATTTGTATAAATCAGTTGATTTCATTAGCTATATTTTGCATGCAAGTAACAGGCCAGATTTTTCTTCCAGCAGCTGATTTCAGGAGTCAGCTACTGTCATACCATGgtaaaataactcaaaattattagtattacaTGTTTCTCTTAGTCACATTCTCCATAGTTCAGCAGTAAACTAGCTACTGCTTTCATTCGTGCAGGAAATCTGTCACCGTGATCTTAAACTAGAAAACACGCTACTTGATGGCAGTCCAACTCCTCGTCTTAAGATATGCGACTTTGGTTACTCAAAAGTAAGAAAATATCTCATATTCGAGCttacttttggtatatattttgatGGATAAAACCCTCCTTTTTTCCAACTATTAAACTTACAATTCACTGCATTACAGTCGGGAATATTGCATTCACAGCCAAAATCAACAGTGGGTACGCCTGCATATATTGCACCTGAGGTTCTGGCGCGTAAGGAATATGATGGCAAGGTAGAGTAAACAAACCCTAGTTGTCAATTGCCACGGAATACTCAGTGTCAGATATATATAAATGCtgtttgtttcatatttcacAATTTTTCCTAGAAGACCTATATAGAGACAGTCgtgatatattatatttatattttgacgAAGCGTTCACTATAAGCTTAAATATTGAGATAATTTGCCTTTTGGCATTTGATCATAATTTTAGGTTGTTAAGCTAGTTGTATGGATTAGCGGTTGAACTAGTAATTTTTTGTCTGTTGTATATAGAGGAAAATGAATCCCTAAGTCAATAACACTTTCTAGGCTCAAAAACTTGCTTTTTCAATGACATGAAAGATATCGTATATCAAACAAGTTTTTGGTTGTCTGACTGATCAATAAGTCAAAATAAGTTAATGGTTGTAATTATATTACAGATTGCTGATGTTTGGTCTTGTGGAGTGACGTTGTATGTAATGCTGGTTGGAGCATATCCATTTGAAGATCCTGAAGATCCTAAAAATTTTCGTAAAACCATTGCAGTAAGctgtttatataaatatttctcaCTCTTCTTAGTCTATTTGTTTATGCAGTATGTTGAACCCGTTTCATAAACAAATACTAGTGAGGCTAATCTATTGTTGATAGAATTGATATTCACACATTTCACAGAGAATATTAGGAGTCCAATATTCAATACCAGATTATGTGCGCGTATCAACTGATTGCAAAAACCTTTTATCGCGTATCTTTGTTTCCAATCCCTCTAAGGTAATGTACTATTTCACAATCTTTAGCTCGGTTTAATTTTGAGTCATCTTGTTGGAAAAAATAACTCACACGTGATCACATATCGGATAATTAGAGAGAGGTTGACTAATATATATAAGTTTGATGGACTACCCCTCCAATAAGCAACACAAATACTTGTGTAAAGCagtctctttgaaagaccatctttgattggattggcccataaaaaaatatacagcAAATTATTAGACgggcattaaaaatattataagtaacatttaatatattgtaatttgtaagtACTGCACACTTACTCGGTGGACATTAAGGATATgtataggcattaagaatattgtaagtaagcattaaaaatgcGATAAAGTAAGGCATTAAAGATAcaataagtagatattaagcTTCAAGCTTCAATGGGCTACGCCTGAGTCACATTTCCTAGAAAGACAGTCTCTCAAGAGAACGACTATGTTAGCAATTTGTTTTAGGATGAAATCTCATTGGGTTTGCGTGCAATCAATTTTTCTCTTGTATGGGTCTTGTGTACAAGGCCAAATTTATCACATATCACTTTTGGATTTTTCGCTTATTGGTTCATTTTGAAACATATTACGATTCTGTTTGCGTTGTGATTTTTGGTTGGATCAACAATGAAGAGGATAACAATCCCAGAGATAAAGAAGCAGCCATGGTTTCTGAAGAATCTTCCAAAGAGCTTAATCGAAGGGGAGAAGATGAACAATGGAGAAAAAGCGAGTGATGATGAGCAAGTTCAAAGCGAAGAAGATATCATGAAAATCATAGAAGAAGCAAGAATACCAGGAAAATCAACCAAATCATCAGAACAAACTACAGGATCTCAAACACTTGATGATGAAACTGATGATTTAGAGGCTGAATTGTTAGATTCTGATCTTAGTGGTGACTTTGTCTCTACTCCTATATGATCATTACACTTACCAAATAGAAGTGttatacattatttttatgttatgtcgtATCTCTTCGTTTCAGTTTGCTACGATTGATTCAATTGATTTGGTGTAATGTCTTATAAAATTATACATGTATAAATATATCTAACTAATACAACTATAAACACAGCTACTTCATTTCATTCACCCACCTCTAAAATTAGTCACTGTACATTAGTATGGTGTACATGTGAATTTGCAAGGGCCATGACCTATAacataaattcaattaaaaaagattagtaaaatatatatatataaaaaaaaaaaagaaggatgtTATATTCATATGGGCATTAACATTTCAAAGGGAGTACGTGTTCGCCATCTTAACTAAACAAACTTATATAAGGAtgttaaaatgaatattttaactactgttatgaatggtattatactaatgtgattataaatgatactatactaatgtgtgacttgagtgcacattaaagggttgaattcatgtgtgtgactcttgagttgtggaatccaaaagggtgtaataaggtgaagagtattcatgggaattattggtgttaatgaagattaaggtgaagagtctcatgtgtgtgactcttgagataatgccttttcaagttcttagagttatttcatagtattcattaccctaaattaactatgtatttatgtgagccattcatcttcaagtacctagcactataaatagggctctcatacccacacttcaagtatgcaaaacacatcaaacacaacccttaagccaaacacatagcctattgttgttatctctatctcaattgtaattcttcatattgaagtgttgtttgtattcatttgatataatataaacataaactacacaccacggaggacgtagccatcattgggtgaacctccttaaatctttgtgtccttatttgttactttgtcaaacttaattttgctcattgttgtttgttcttaacatcgtaagtatttggcgatcatTTTCAACTACGAACTTATCTTTGATGATTGACGCATCAAATATCATAgcgtattatatatatatatatatatatatatatatatatatatatatatatatatatatatatatatatatatatatatataaaaactattatgatttttttatcaaaatacgATTCTTGATCTGAGTTgctctaaaaaaataaaagaattcaAGACCAAACCAGAAATTATAATTTTCTGTAAACAAAGCAGAGTAGTTCGTTAAAACAGTAAAACAgaccaaataaaaaaaccaTTAGTTTGTTTAGTTTGTTTCTTTGGTTGCAtattttataatgaaaaatgaaaagaaaattcaaaatggCAAAATAAAGTTCAAAGTTTTGGCCAAACTAATAAGCAATCAAGGATAAATACTTACTGGGATCTGAATTAGATAGGGTAGCTACTTCACCATAATCACAAAGCCCACCAGAAACTCTAGTCTTCTGAAAATAGTCATTGAAGGCATAAGAAGCCATGGCCTTGAGATCACCTTTAACATGACAAGGCCCACCTGGGCTTATTGGGCCACAATTCGCTCCATTCTTACAGATCCAATCTAGTGACATCTTGACCCGATCCATTGAAGCATCGTGTTTAGAAACGCACCATGGGGGACATTTCTTGGTTTGTCCATCTAAGTAAGGGCACATTTATCATCTATTAACAAACGCAAAAGGTCACAATAGACTGTTTCATTATGTGGCAAGTGTTAAATGGGTTGgtctaaaccaaaaaaaataaaaaacaaaaaaatccaatTTAGACTTTAAATGTATCAATTCTGATATTAAAGTGGTTAATCTCAacttaaaataagtttaaatgcatcaaaaaaataaaaaactttcaATTTTGAAAGTGATCAATTCTAATATCaaagtaatcaattataattaaaaatttaaattttgacctaaaaatgatcaattttgatattaaattgatttttttatacttataagtttataaccttaaatggatcaattattttaaagtttccAATTTCGACGTTAAAGTATCAGTTCAGACGTTAAAGCGATCAATTGAATGATCAGGTATAGCTTTCAAGAGTGTTAAGAGCAAGTATCAATATTCATAACAATGACATTAACTTTAATCATATTATAGAACATTAACTTTTATCATGTACATTGAAGGAAAGTGATGAAGATGTGTCGAATGTGAGTGGACTAAGGTTTGGAACGCATGATAAAGTGATAAACATGGGCGTTTGAGGCTTCACTAAGAGTGTAGGAAacatgccttgaacgaggcacgACATGGGAATAAGGTTGCTCACTTGAAGCAACAAGTAAAATGAAGTCAATGGTGCTGCAGGGGGCTGCTCGTTCAACCACAATAATGCCTCGTTCAAGCAGCATGATCAGAGACCAATAAAAGCTTTCTAATCCAtgtgcttgttcgagcacttTACTGTCTTATTCGAGCACATAGCCTAGGATGCTATCTTGGACAGTTTAATGCACGTTTTAAGCCATTAAAAGGGTGTATTGTGGGGTAATTAATCTAGGAATAATAGTGGGAATTATTTCTACGTTTGAaggggaggtatccaagatacctcatgaATACTTGTGTTCatattttgctttaattttcattttgtttttcattgttaaacaTCTTTAAAGCTTccatttcaattggtatcagagcggggaGTGCTTCTTGGGCACATTGGTGAAAGAAAGTGAGTTTATAGAGCGAGAAAAACACAATGAGTGAAAAGTTTCATATTCAATTGTTCGATGAGCGAATCGACTTTGCTATATGGAAGAGTTCGGTGGAGGATTATTTGGTGCAACAAGGCATTGATGACGCACTATTGTAAGAGAAACCAAATAATGTAGTAGAGACGAAATGGATacaaatgagaaagaaggcCGTAAGAACGATCTGACCTACCATTGCACCCAAATCATtacttgaaagagaccgatTCCGACGAGTTGTTACAAAAACTACAAACGGTGTACGCTTCTAAATCCCTAACAAACAAACTTTTCTTGAAgtgggagttgtatcaactcatgaaggataAGGATACAAAaatgcaagaccacattaacagatttaacaagttggtgtgccaattgttaaatgccGATGAAAAATTGATTGATGAAGAACAAGCTTTACTCcttttggcttcacttcccaaggactatagaaacatagtccaaacattgctcataggtagggaCTCTTATtactcttgatcaagcattggcATCGTTGAAAGAGAATGATAGATTCATGGTGAGAAGAGAAGGGGAAAAAAGAAGAGTGTTGGGGATGGCTTGTTCAGTGAGGGTTCCAACAGGGGGAGAAACAAGGAAAATAGATATCAAGGAAGGGAAAAGTCTAATGGGAGGGGTGACCTTAGTGACAAAGAGTGTTATTATTGTAAGAAGAAGGGACGcatacaaatgatgtgcaaggaatttaaaGAGAACCTTAAGAGAATGAAAAGCTTAAGGATAGTGGGAGACATGAGAATGAGTAGCGGGAGTGCCGCTCTAGGCTTCGTTGGAGATGATTATGATGGGGCTCTATTAGCTGATAGGGGAGTGGTTCATAGTAAGGGATGGGTAATAGACTCCGGTTACTCATTCCACATTTGCTGTGAGAAGgaaaaatttactaagcttagttatgATGATAATGTCCTTGTTACTTTgccaaatgatgaaaaggtgaaagtagaAGGTATTGAAAAGGTTGAAATTGAGACACATGCAGGTGTCAAGAAaagacttggtgatgtaagATTTGTGCCTAAGTTAGAATGAAATCTTATATCATTAGATAGACTTAAGAGTAAGGGATGCACATTCAAAGCAAATAGAGGAGTTTTAAAAGTCATTTGAGGGAGCCTTATGCTTATGAAGGGAGTAAGAAGTAAGAGGAACTTGTAAGATTTACAAGTTGGGTGTGGTAGCCAAAGCCACAAAAGTGATGATAATGGTGTTTTTAGGTCAAAGAGAGTTACTTTTGAGGATGATAAGAATATTGGACTTAAGGGGGGAGATTGTTAGTGCAAGTACCAATATTCATAacaatgacgttaactttaatcATATAATCGAATATACTTTATCATGTACATTGGAGGAAAGTGATAAAGATGTGTTGAGTGTGAGTAgattaaggtttggaacgattGATGAAGTGATAAACGTGGGGCATTTGAGGCTTCACTAAGTGTGTAGGAACCATACCTTGAACGAGGTAAGGCATGGGAATGAGAATGCTCGCTCGAGGCAACAAGTGAAATGAAGTCAATGGTGTTGCAGGAggctgctcgttcgagcacaatAGTGCCTCGTTCAAGCAGCATGGTCAGAGACCAACAAAAGCTTTCTGACCCATGTGCTTGTTCAAGTACTTTAGTGCCTCGTTCGAGTACATTGCCTAAGATGCTATTTCGGACCATTTAATACACGGTTTAAGGCATTAATTGAAATGGTGTATTGTGGGGCAATTAGTCTAAGAATAATGGTGGGCATTATTTCTATGTTATTGCTAGGTTTATTGTTGATGTTTAATATGCATTAAGAGGGTGGTTCATTGCTAAGATTAATGTATGTTAATTGTAGGGTGTTAACTATTAATTGTGCTTTGATGGTGCATTGAGTGTGGTTCTAAGAATGATACTTTCCTTCCTCTACAAAAGGGAGCTATCATTCATAGAACAAAGCACCACAAACACACTTATTGAGAGTAAGCTATTGCATTGTCAGAAACTtaagagtgttcttactttgctctaCTATTTGTGaacttgagagattgttctcaaga harbors:
- the LOC130799757 gene encoding serine/threonine-protein kinase SAPK2-like isoform X2, encoding MERYEPIKDIGSGNFGVARLVIDKKTKQLFAVKYIERGSKIDANVQREIINHRSLKHPNIIKFREVLLTPTHLAIVMEYAAGGELFNKICNAGRFSEDELISGVSYCHTMEICHRDLKLENTLLDGSPTPRLKICDFGYSKSGILHSQPKSTVGTPAYIAPEVLARKEYDGKIADVWSCGVTLYVMLVGAYPFEDPEDPKNFRKTIARILGVQYSIPDYVRVSTDCKNLLSRIFVSNPSKRITIPEIKKQPWFLKNLPKSLIEGEKMNNGEKASDDEQVQSEEDIMKIIEEARIPGKSTKSSEQTTGSQTLDDETDDLEAELLDSDLSGDFVSTPI
- the LOC130799757 gene encoding serine/threonine-protein kinase SAPK3-like isoform X1, with translation MERYEPIKDIGSGNFGVARLVIDKKTKQLFAVKYIERGSKIDANVQREIINHRSLKHPNIIKFREVLLTPTHLAIVMEYAAGGELFNKICNAGRFSEDEARFFFQQLISGVSYCHTMEICHRDLKLENTLLDGSPTPRLKICDFGYSKSGILHSQPKSTVGTPAYIAPEVLARKEYDGKIADVWSCGVTLYVMLVGAYPFEDPEDPKNFRKTIARILGVQYSIPDYVRVSTDCKNLLSRIFVSNPSKRITIPEIKKQPWFLKNLPKSLIEGEKMNNGEKASDDEQVQSEEDIMKIIEEARIPGKSTKSSEQTTGSQTLDDETDDLEAELLDSDLSGDFVSTPI
- the LOC130799757 gene encoding serine/threonine-protein kinase SAPK2-like isoform X3; this translates as MERYEPIKDIGSGNFGVARLVIDKKTKQLFAVKYIERGSKIDANVQREIINHRSLKHPNIIKFREVLLTPTHLAIVMEYAAGGELFNKICNAGRFSEDEARFFFQQLISGVSYCHTMEICHRDLKLENTLLDGSPTPRLKICDFGYSKSGILHSQPKSTVGTPAYIAPEVLARKEYDGKIADVWSCGVTLYVMLVGAYPFEDPEDPKNFRKTIARITIPEIKKQPWFLKNLPKSLIEGEKMNNGEKASDDEQVQSEEDIMKIIEEARIPGKSTKSSEQTTGSQTLDDETDDLEAELLDSDLSGDFVSTPI
- the LOC130799758 gene encoding PLASMODESMATA CALLOSE-BINDING PROTEIN 5-like isoform X1 — its product is MARASPIFSITCFCLFLLVQQLADGQTKKCPPWCVSKHDASMDRVKMSLDWICKNGANCGPISPGGPCHVKGDLKAMASYAFNDYFQKTRVSGGLCDYGEVATLSNSDPMKVPSMCGTWNQLMENQSSTLPFLNH
- the LOC130799758 gene encoding PLASMODESMATA CALLOSE-BINDING PROTEIN 5-like isoform X2 produces the protein MARASPIFSITCFCLFLLVQQLADGQTKKCPPWCVSKHDASMDRVKMSLDWICKNGANCGPISPGGPCHVKGDLKAMASYAFNDYFQKTRVSGGLCDYGEVATLSNSDPSHGPCKFTCTPY